The Deltaproteobacteria bacterium genome has a window encoding:
- a CDS encoding homoserine O-acetyltransferase → MSEYAEINPDGASVGPAVKRRFSFASAPEDFRLESGAGLGPITLAYETFGNLNSGKTNAILVLHALSGDSHAAGAYSETDARPGWWDIMIGPGKGIDTDKYFVICSNVLGGCMGSTGPSSVNPETGRPYGLDFPMVTIGDMVRAQRRLVHSLGIERLLCVIGGSMGGMQALDWALRYPDMTALAIPIAATSRHSALAIAFNETARQAIMADPAWLLGDYYGTGKPVTGLAVARMIGHITYLSDEAMREKFGRRLKDKSDFSFSFDAEFEIESYLHYQGKKFVERFDPNSFLFLTRAADYFDLAREWGNGSLVKAFSRARARFLVISFASDWLYPSYQSREIVRALKKNNAAPSFVELDAKWGHDAFLLPDARLSAVIGGFLTKAGTAAGGKPHAS, encoded by the coding sequence ATGAGCGAATACGCTGAAATCAATCCTGATGGGGCATCCGTCGGCCCGGCTGTCAAGCGCAGGTTTTCCTTCGCTTCGGCCCCGGAAGATTTCAGGCTCGAAAGCGGGGCTGGTCTCGGCCCCATAACCCTTGCCTACGAAACCTTCGGGAATCTCAATTCCGGTAAAACCAACGCGATCCTTGTGCTGCACGCATTGTCAGGGGACAGTCACGCTGCGGGCGCATATTCGGAAACCGACGCCAGGCCCGGATGGTGGGATATAATGATAGGGCCGGGCAAGGGGATAGACACCGATAAGTATTTCGTGATCTGTTCAAACGTTCTGGGCGGCTGCATGGGCTCCACCGGCCCGTCTTCCGTCAACCCGGAAACCGGCAGGCCGTACGGCCTCGATTTTCCCATGGTAACCATTGGGGACATGGTCCGGGCGCAGCGTCGGCTGGTGCATTCTCTTGGAATAGAACGGCTCCTGTGCGTCATCGGAGGCTCGATGGGAGGGATGCAAGCCCTGGACTGGGCTCTGCGCTACCCCGACATGACGGCGCTGGCAATTCCCATCGCCGCGACCTCAAGGCATTCGGCCCTTGCCATCGCCTTCAACGAGACGGCCCGCCAAGCCATCATGGCCGACCCCGCCTGGCTTCTAGGCGATTATTACGGAACGGGCAAACCCGTGACCGGACTTGCCGTGGCCCGCATGATCGGCCATATAACCTATCTTTCCGACGAAGCGATGCGGGAAAAATTCGGACGCCGCCTGAAGGACAAATCGGATTTTTCCTTCTCCTTCGATGCCGAATTCGAGATCGAAAGCTATCTCCACTATCAGGGGAAAAAATTCGTCGAGCGGTTTGATCCGAACTCGTTTCTGTTCCTGACCCGCGCCGCCGATTACTTCGACCTGGCCAGGGAATGGGGAAACGGATCTTTGGTCAAGGCCTTTTCCAGAGCCCGCGCCCGTTTTCTCGTTATCTCCTTTGCCTCTGACTGGCTTTATCCGTCCTACCAGTCCCGCGAAATTGTAAGGGCCCTGAAGAAAAACAACGCGGCCCCGAGTTTTGTGGAACTGGATGCAAAATGGGGCCACGACGCCTTTTTGCTCCCCGACGCGCGCCTGAGCGCAGTTATAGGAGGATTTTTGACAAAGGCCGGGACGGCGGCGGGAGGAAAGCCTCATGCGTCTTGA
- a CDS encoding molybdopterin-binding protein, translating into MLRKIKAEEAVGTELAHDITEIRPGEFKGPAFRKGHVVCQEDLCHLQKLGKNHLFLIDLAEGEIHENQAAAILARSLAGPGVTWEDNPREGKISLHADLDGMLRVNRAALAAFNMVDEVMCATLHEHTLVKKGALVAATRAIPLVMKKAPVERAAAIAHGSCGVVSVIPLRKAKVGLVITGNEVYHGLIQDKFEPVLSEKIRTLGSDIVGTTFAPDDEAQICRAIEDFLGKGCDLILLSGGMSVDPDDVTRAAIKGAGAGEIHYGAAALPGAMFLVAYIGDVPLLGVPACGLHHRTTVLDLILPRILAGERIGKKDLAFIGHGGLCMDCPECAYPHCPFGKGS; encoded by the coding sequence TTGCTGAGAAAAATCAAGGCGGAAGAAGCCGTGGGAACCGAACTGGCCCACGACATCACGGAAATCCGGCCCGGGGAGTTCAAGGGACCGGCCTTTCGCAAGGGTCACGTTGTCTGCCAGGAGGATCTCTGCCATTTGCAGAAACTGGGGAAAAATCACCTGTTCCTCATTGACCTGGCTGAAGGGGAAATTCACGAAAACCAGGCCGCCGCCATTCTCGCCAGAAGCCTGGCCGGTCCTGGCGTCACCTGGGAGGACAATCCCAGGGAGGGGAAAATTTCGCTGCACGCCGACCTGGACGGCATGTTGCGGGTCAACCGTGCGGCCCTTGCCGCCTTCAACATGGTTGACGAAGTCATGTGCGCCACCCTGCACGAACATACCCTGGTGAAAAAGGGCGCTCTTGTCGCGGCCACCCGCGCCATTCCCCTTGTCATGAAAAAAGCGCCCGTGGAAAGGGCCGCGGCCATAGCCCATGGCTCCTGCGGAGTGGTCAGCGTCATCCCTCTGCGGAAGGCCAAAGTCGGCCTCGTAATTACCGGCAACGAAGTTTATCACGGCCTGATCCAGGACAAGTTCGAGCCGGTTCTTTCGGAAAAAATCCGAACACTCGGCTCGGATATCGTGGGAACGACGTTTGCGCCCGACGATGAAGCCCAAATCTGCCGGGCCATCGAAGACTTTCTCGGAAAAGGCTGCGACCTTATTCTTTTGAGCGGCGGAATGAGCGTGGACCCGGACGACGTTACCAGGGCCGCCATAAAAGGCGCGGGGGCGGGTGAAATCCACTACGGCGCTGCGGCCCTTCCGGGGGCCATGTTCCTTGTGGCCTATATCGGTGACGTGCCGCTCCTGGGCGTGCCAGCCTGCGGGCTGCATCACCGCACCACGGTTCTGGACCTCATCCTGCCCCGCATTCTCGCAGGGGAGAGGATCGGAAAGAAAGACCTGGCCTTCATCGGCCACGGAGGATTGTGCATGGATTGCCCAGAATGCGCGTATCCGCACTGCCCCTTCGGCAAGGGAAGCTGA
- the metW gene encoding methionine biosynthesis protein MetW: MRLDLEVISGWILPKARVLDLGCGSGDLLQYLIREKNIEGVGIEKDGAKVASCIEKGLAVLQGDINEEIRDYADDSYDYVVISQTLQQTANPQELIHEALRVGEKCIVSFPNFSHWKVRLSLFATGNAPITSALPYEWYDTPNIRVITIRDFKRFLKKESLAILGETAASVPAAGGVGRRVKCLTNLRATHGMFLFGPKKSG, encoded by the coding sequence ATGCGTCTTGATCTTGAGGTCATAAGCGGGTGGATACTGCCGAAGGCAAGGGTTCTGGACCTTGGATGCGGCAGCGGGGACCTGCTGCAATACCTCATTCGGGAAAAAAACATCGAAGGCGTCGGGATCGAAAAGGATGGGGCCAAGGTCGCCTCCTGCATCGAAAAGGGACTTGCGGTCCTTCAGGGGGACATCAACGAAGAGATAAGGGATTACGCGGACGATTCCTACGATTACGTGGTCATCAGTCAGACCCTCCAGCAGACGGCGAACCCGCAGGAACTGATTCATGAGGCGCTCAGGGTGGGTGAAAAGTGTATCGTGAGCTTTCCGAACTTCAGCCATTGGAAGGTAAGGCTTTCGCTTTTCGCGACGGGCAATGCGCCGATCACCAGCGCCCTTCCCTATGAGTGGTACGACACGCCCAACATCCGGGTCATAACCATAAGGGACTTCAAGCGGTTCCTGAAAAAGGAGAGCCTTGCAATCCTTGGCGAGACGGCGGCCAGCGTTCCGGCAGCGGGTGGAGTCGGACGCCGCGTCAAATGTTTGACCAATCTCCGGGCAACGCATGGAATGTTCCTTTTCGGCCCTAAGAAATCCGGCTGA
- a CDS encoding Fic family protein: MLSLNPKKLAAMSLPVSTGWLLGSCMEARGKQDLWIRQKPEVLEILREQAIVQSVESSNRIEGVTIAPNRIRPVVLEKAKPMDRPEEELSGYRQALDWIFSRKRPVSVTPALIARLHAMAQGGFTGDAGQWKTRDNEIIEILPNGERRIRFIPTAARNVPYAMEELCGNYREACQNEHLPSLLVISTFVFDLLCIHPFRDGNGRVSRLTTTLLLQSHGFQVARYISLERLIEESKESYYTVLADCSNGWHEGRNEILPWLNYFLSILRQAYKEFERRMESAEARPAKSDLVRQTILSQVEQFTLGDLAAQLPAASPQLIKKVLAELKNEGKVSLVGRGRGAIWSIA; this comes from the coding sequence ATGCTGTCTCTTAACCCCAAAAAATTGGCTGCAATGTCCCTTCCGGTGAGCACGGGCTGGCTTCTCGGCTCCTGCATGGAGGCGCGGGGAAAGCAGGACCTCTGGATCAGGCAAAAGCCGGAAGTCCTTGAAATCCTGCGCGAGCAGGCGATTGTGCAGAGCGTCGAATCATCCAACAGAATCGAAGGGGTGACCATAGCGCCCAATCGCATCCGGCCCGTGGTTCTGGAAAAAGCCAAGCCAATGGACCGCCCGGAAGAAGAGCTATCCGGTTACCGTCAGGCACTGGACTGGATATTTTCGCGCAAGCGTCCGGTTTCGGTAACACCTGCGCTCATTGCCCGGCTGCACGCCATGGCCCAGGGCGGATTTACGGGAGACGCCGGGCAATGGAAAACGCGGGACAACGAAATCATCGAAATTCTGCCAAACGGTGAAAGGCGCATACGCTTTATTCCTACCGCAGCCAGGAACGTTCCTTACGCAATGGAAGAGCTTTGTGGGAATTACCGTGAAGCCTGCCAAAACGAGCACCTGCCGTCGCTCTTGGTGATATCAACCTTTGTTTTCGATTTGTTGTGCATCCATCCGTTCCGGGATGGAAACGGGCGGGTTTCAAGGCTCACCACCACCCTTTTGCTCCAATCCCACGGCTTCCAGGTGGCGCGCTATATAAGCCTGGAACGCCTTATCGAGGAGAGCAAGGAGAGCTACTACACCGTGCTGGCGGATTGTTCCAACGGGTGGCACGAGGGCAGAAACGAAATTCTGCCCTGGCTGAACTATTTTTTAAGCATATTGCGCCAGGCCTACAAGGAATTCGAGCGCAGGATGGAGTCCGCCGAGGCCCGCCCGGCCAAGAGCGATCTGGTGCGACAAACCATACTCTCCCAAGTGGAGCAATTCACCCTGGGCGATCTGGCGGCCCAACTCCCAGCGGCCAGCCCGCAACTCATCAAGAAGGTATTGGCCGAACTGAAAAATGAGGGCAAGGTTTCCCTTGTTGGCCGTGGCCGGGGGGCAATATGGTCAATTGCATAA
- a CDS encoding serine acetyltransferase, translating into MDDRSKTGIPKGVFDNTFQNGKRMLGLHDNILNYFNELNASAFFANASIPDAASVARLVDTLKEIVFPGHFASPHEACMSLERRIGSLLRSLLDMLADQIVRTMRHDCLSAGSPCDACRQTAYTGAGKLLNSIPRVRRVLQSDVQAFYEGDPAAKSHDEIIFCYPGFHAIFVYRFAHRLHGMGVPLLPRIMTEYAHGITGIDIHPGARIGEGFVIDHGTGVVIGETTRIGKNVRIYQGVTIGALSVPKDQCDSLRGKKRHPTIGDDVIIYSGATILGGKTFIGARSVIGGNVWITRSVRPDSVVMMEPFQLKILPRDARKKAGQEEDGHGNS; encoded by the coding sequence ATGGATGACAGGTCCAAAACAGGCATTCCCAAAGGGGTTTTTGACAATACTTTCCAAAACGGGAAAAGAATGTTGGGCCTCCATGACAACATACTCAATTATTTCAATGAACTTAATGCAAGCGCCTTCTTTGCGAACGCCTCCATTCCTGATGCTGCGTCCGTGGCGCGCCTGGTTGACACTTTGAAGGAAATCGTTTTCCCGGGCCATTTCGCTTCGCCCCATGAAGCCTGCATGAGCCTCGAGCGCCGCATCGGCTCTCTTTTAAGGTCCCTTTTGGATATGCTTGCAGATCAGATCGTCCGCACCATGCGGCACGACTGCCTGTCGGCAGGCTCACCCTGCGATGCCTGCCGACAAACGGCCTATACCGGGGCGGGTAAATTGTTGAATTCCATTCCAAGGGTCCGGCGGGTTCTTCAAAGCGACGTGCAGGCCTTTTACGAGGGAGACCCTGCGGCCAAGAGCCATGACGAGATCATATTCTGTTATCCGGGCTTTCACGCCATTTTCGTATACAGGTTCGCCCACAGGCTCCACGGAATGGGCGTACCGCTTCTTCCCCGCATAATGACCGAATACGCCCACGGCATAACCGGAATAGACATTCACCCCGGCGCGCGCATCGGGGAGGGTTTCGTCATAGACCACGGCACGGGCGTGGTCATCGGAGAAACCACCAGGATAGGGAAAAACGTGCGCATTTACCAGGGCGTGACCATCGGCGCGCTTTCCGTTCCCAAGGACCAATGCGACTCGCTAAGGGGGAAAAAACGCCATCCCACCATAGGAGACGACGTCATCATCTATTCGGGAGCGACCATCCTGGGCGGCAAGACATTTATCGGGGCGCGCTCCGTAATAGGCGGCAACGTCTGGATCACCCGGTCGGTGCGCCCTGACAGCGTGGTCATGATGGAGCCCTTTCAATTGAAAATTCTGCCGCGCGACGCCCGGAAAAAGGCCGGGCAGGAGGAAGACGGCCATGGGAATTCTTGA
- a CDS encoding O-acetylhomoserine aminocarboxypropyltransferase/cysteine synthase: MSSEKPRKMETRVVHAGLTPESWEGATLPPIFQNVAHLHETAESLSDTFAGKRADHVYMRLSNPTNRALEEKLKDLEGGKGAIVMSSGMAAISNSCMALLRSGDEFVTGNSLFMSTYVLFQTVFRKYGISARMADPTDSEAIRQAINEKTRFVYLETIGNPKMDVPDLARVAEIAHGNGLPLVVDNTLATPYLCRPIELGADVVIHSTTKYLSGHGSATGGAVIDAGTFSWPPERFPDMEPFIKKKGEMAYLDRVWREHHINFGTTQAPLHSYLTMIGLYTLAIRMERQTANALAVARFLRERPDVAWVRYPGLEDHPQHETASRQFGGKGFGAMISFGLTDRNACFAFINNLRMISNLANLGDCKTLAIHPYSTQYVSFDETIRQMLSITPDMIRLSVGIEHIDDILFDLGQALDHV, from the coding sequence ATGTCGTCCGAAAAGCCCCGAAAGATGGAAACCAGGGTCGTCCACGCGGGCCTTACGCCGGAATCCTGGGAAGGGGCCACCCTGCCGCCCATATTCCAGAACGTGGCGCACCTCCACGAGACCGCCGAGAGCCTCTCCGACACCTTCGCCGGAAAACGGGCCGACCACGTCTACATGCGGCTTTCCAACCCCACCAATAGGGCCCTGGAGGAAAAGCTGAAGGACCTGGAGGGCGGAAAAGGCGCGATTGTCATGTCATCGGGCATGGCGGCCATATCCAATTCCTGCATGGCTCTTTTGCGTTCGGGCGACGAGTTCGTGACCGGCAACTCGCTTTTCATGTCCACCTACGTTCTTTTCCAGACGGTTTTCAGGAAATACGGGATAAGCGCCCGGATGGCGGATCCCACCGACTCCGAGGCCATCCGGCAGGCCATAAACGAAAAAACCCGCTTCGTTTACCTGGAGACCATCGGCAACCCCAAGATGGATGTTCCAGACCTGGCGAGGGTCGCGGAAATCGCCCACGGGAACGGGTTGCCGCTGGTGGTGGACAACACGCTGGCCACGCCGTATCTGTGCCGCCCGATCGAGCTTGGGGCCGACGTGGTGATCCACTCCACCACCAAGTATCTTTCCGGGCACGGAAGCGCCACCGGCGGGGCGGTGATAGACGCCGGGACCTTTTCGTGGCCGCCGGAAAGGTTTCCGGACATGGAGCCCTTCATCAAGAAGAAGGGGGAGATGGCATACCTCGACAGGGTATGGCGGGAGCACCACATCAATTTCGGCACCACCCAGGCCCCGCTTCATTCTTACCTGACCATGATAGGACTCTACACCCTGGCCATTCGCATGGAAAGGCAGACGGCAAACGCCCTGGCCGTGGCCCGCTTTCTTCGCGAAAGGCCGGACGTGGCGTGGGTGAGGTATCCCGGCCTAGAAGACCATCCCCAGCATGAAACCGCGAGTCGCCAGTTCGGGGGAAAAGGCTTCGGCGCTATGATCTCCTTCGGCCTTACGGACCGGAATGCCTGCTTTGCCTTCATCAACAACCTGCGCATGATCTCTAACCTGGCCAACCTCGGAGACTGCAAGACCCTGGCCATACATCCTTATTCCACACAGTACGTATCCTTTGACGAAACGATAAGGCAGATGCTATCCATAACCCCGGACATGATCCGCCTTTCGGTGGGTATCGAACATATCGACGATATTTTGTTCGATCTTGGCCAGGCGCTTGACCATGTTTGA
- a CDS encoding formylmethanofuran dehydrogenase subunit E family protein gives MKPFEQLLESSAAAHGHLCPGQVVGVRMAMLGCRLIGLNDPSSREQVKKILVYVEMDRCTADAVAHVTGVRLGRRSLKFMDYGIMAATFVNLEKGCAFRVLSTEESRDLAEVYAPGVESGHARQLAAYRRMPECVLFRVQKVMVDISPSDLPGPTRRKAVCCNCGQVIRDGREVFSGEAPYCKVCADGCYFSHPVEISWDGMEQASEMVTENQGGLPC, from the coding sequence ATGAAACCCTTTGAACAACTCCTGGAAAGTTCAGCCGCAGCGCACGGCCACCTGTGCCCCGGCCAGGTTGTAGGGGTGCGCATGGCCATGCTGGGATGTCGGCTCATCGGCTTGAACGATCCCTCAAGCCGGGAACAGGTCAAAAAAATTCTCGTCTACGTGGAGATGGACCGCTGCACCGCAGACGCCGTCGCCCACGTGACCGGCGTCAGGCTCGGCAGGCGCAGCCTGAAATTCATGGATTACGGGATCATGGCAGCCACCTTCGTAAATCTTGAAAAAGGCTGCGCGTTCCGGGTTCTTTCCACAGAGGAGTCCCGGGACCTCGCCGAAGTATACGCACCCGGCGTCGAAAGCGGCCACGCCCGGCAACTTGCGGCGTACCGGCGGATGCCGGAATGCGTCCTCTTCCGGGTTCAGAAGGTCATGGTCGACATTTCGCCCTCAGACCTGCCGGGTCCGACCAGGCGGAAAGCAGTCTGCTGCAATTGCGGCCAGGTCATCCGGGACGGGCGCGAAGTCTTTTCCGGGGAGGCTCCTTATTGCAAGGTTTGCGCAGACGGATGTTACTTTTCACATCCCGTCGAAATATCCTGGGATGGGATGGAGCAGGCGTCGGAAATGGTTACGGAAAACCAAGGAGGCCTCCCTTGCTGA
- the cysK gene encoding cysteine synthase A, translated as MGILESVALTIGRTPLVRLDKAGVGRKAVVAAKLEFFNPLGSVKDRIAASMLADAETKGLIGPETLIVEPTSGNTGIALAALCGRRGYRLLLTMPDSMSVERQMLLRHLGAALVLTPAALGMAGAVDKAREIAEKSGDALMPEQFGNPANPLAHYEGTGPEIWDDTQGRVDALVCGVGTGGTITGAGRFLKERKPSLQVVAVEPAASPVLSGGKKGPHQIQGIGAGFIPEILDRSVIDEIITVEDGQAIETARALARKEGILCGISSGAAVWAALSLAERPEFENRLIVTVLPSTGERYLSTALFQKEKS; from the coding sequence ATGGGAATTCTTGAGTCCGTCGCTTTGACGATCGGGCGCACGCCCCTGGTGAGGCTTGACAAGGCAGGCGTTGGCCGGAAAGCCGTCGTTGCCGCCAAGCTGGAGTTTTTCAATCCCCTGGGAAGCGTCAAGGACCGGATCGCCGCATCCATGCTCGCCGACGCGGAAACCAAGGGGCTCATCGGCCCGGAAACGCTGATAGTGGAACCCACCAGCGGCAACACAGGCATCGCCCTGGCCGCCCTCTGCGGCCGCCGGGGGTATCGACTGCTCCTCACCATGCCCGACTCCATGAGCGTGGAGAGGCAGATGCTTTTGAGGCACCTGGGAGCTGCGCTCGTGCTCACGCCCGCCGCCCTTGGCATGGCCGGGGCCGTGGACAAGGCGCGGGAAATCGCGGAAAAGTCGGGCGACGCACTCATGCCCGAGCAGTTCGGGAATCCCGCCAATCCCCTCGCCCATTATGAAGGGACTGGCCCCGAAATCTGGGACGACACACAAGGACGGGTGGACGCCCTTGTGTGCGGCGTGGGCACGGGCGGAACCATCACGGGCGCAGGCAGGTTCCTGAAGGAGAGGAAGCCCTCCCTCCAGGTGGTGGCGGTGGAGCCCGCAGCCTCGCCGGTCCTTTCCGGAGGCAAAAAAGGCCCCCACCAGATTCAGGGCATCGGGGCCGGCTTCATCCCGGAAATATTGGACCGCTCGGTCATCGACGAAATCATTACCGTGGAGGACGGGCAGGCCATTGAAACTGCCAGGGCTCTGGCCCGAAAAGAAGGCATCCTCTGCGGCATCTCGTCCGGAGCCGCCGTGTGGGCTGCGCTTTCGCTTGCGGAAAGACCCGAGTTCGAAAACAGACTCATCGTGACGGTGCTGCCTTCCACCGGCGAGCGCTACCTGAGCACCGCCCTGTTTCAAAAGGAGAAGTCTTGA
- the mobB gene encoding molybdopterin-guanine dinucleotide biosynthesis protein B has translation MKKIDECHGCRKDAGLEKPHEGISPPIICFVGFSGSGKTTVVTAVVSALNQRGFSVGTIKHDVHGFSMDTPGKDSFRHKEAGARTSVVTSPWGIGMAAEADHDHQPHELLHLFKGHDIVIAEGFKRAKLPKIEIFRPENGKPPACRFDECLVAVACDTHLDWGVPCFPHSPVDGLADFILELFGMGRPENARRNSGKSDMPS, from the coding sequence ATGAAAAAAATTGACGAATGTCATGGCTGCCGGAAGGATGCCGGGCTGGAGAAACCCCATGAAGGGATATCCCCCCCCATAATCTGCTTCGTGGGGTTCTCCGGTTCCGGAAAAACCACCGTCGTAACAGCCGTGGTCTCCGCCCTGAACCAAAGGGGATTTTCCGTAGGAACCATAAAGCACGACGTTCATGGTTTCTCGATGGACACCCCCGGCAAGGACAGCTTCCGCCACAAGGAGGCGGGGGCGAGAACCTCGGTGGTGACCTCGCCATGGGGCATCGGCATGGCGGCGGAGGCGGATCACGACCACCAGCCCCATGAACTCCTGCATCTCTTTAAAGGCCATGACATAGTCATTGCCGAAGGTTTCAAAAGGGCCAAGCTTCCCAAGATCGAAATCTTCCGCCCTGAAAACGGCAAGCCGCCCGCCTGCCGTTTCGACGAATGCCTTGTGGCGGTGGCGTGCGACACCCATCTTGACTGGGGCGTACCGTGCTTTCCGCATTCCCCGGTTGACGGCCTGGCGGATTTCATTCTGGAGCTTTTCGGAATGGGAAGGCCGGAAAATGCCCGGCGAAATTCGGGTAAAAGCGACATGCCCTCTTAA